One Sulfurimonas sp. DNA segment encodes these proteins:
- a CDS encoding TonB-dependent receptor plug domain-containing protein yields the protein MNKNIKLSSLLSLLIVSSEVMAQSQTLDVVNVNDTGVYQRDDISLDSPTNIYKVEKSTHANTEIITKEEIEAQKAKDVFDLLNKVTGLDLTYHGRRSPFTLSMRGSSNITYIVDGAILPPSVSRILYKLPMVAIEEIQVVKSATSLSIAPSINVGASNSGSGVNIGYVIIRTKQPKKTEGILSAFYEKAVSQPSANGQNLYAGTRFGDANSWNGYIGAMLSRFDRKSKDSWFDGSDGESGMLNGGISNGAFSLNFMAYKDKGRFEMQRGVTHDDSLHSAKWYYEPLKTNIFSLDGSMVWNENHVTLFSFAQTEYEQNEHNEDFLDPSVLSTRDYEEKTKNYSLRHNARFGNTKLQIGGQYVDAQGSGSDLFNPYIKYDTTIKGASASVEQTLLGGDLVLDAGYRWDQKTIEDSTAAKSPALAKLNANNGVDLAPASIFTIGGVFDIVDSHSLSARYFYGDQGISGDFTMQTQDSSPLDSEKQKRYELSLDSKFAPYFNSLITYFDTDVENEKRATSNTYFIGAEEYYYYSQVDSRTKGLEMSVKGKVADSTSYKFSWTRILSKETQDYANVSDEVGVIIPKNTFTVLITHTYNDYRFNISGKNASAYTSSKSPMGLSNADLGDYTRIDANIAKDFKLDKYIATAKIYGRNITHDQYATKYTTGYYYDRGRTLGCELSFSF from the coding sequence ATGAATAAAAATATAAAGTTAAGCTCATTATTGAGTCTTTTGATAGTTAGTAGTGAAGTTATGGCACAGAGCCAAACTTTAGATGTTGTAAACGTAAATGATACCGGAGTATATCAGCGTGATGATATCTCTTTAGATAGTCCGACAAACATATATAAAGTTGAAAAAAGTACACATGCCAATACTGAGATCATAACTAAAGAGGAGATCGAAGCGCAAAAAGCAAAAGATGTTTTTGACCTTTTAAATAAAGTAACAGGACTGGATTTAACATATCATGGTCGCCGCAGCCCTTTTACATTAAGTATGAGAGGAAGTTCAAATATAACTTATATTGTAGACGGTGCGATACTTCCTCCATCTGTGAGTCGTATACTTTACAAGTTGCCAATGGTAGCTATAGAGGAGATACAGGTTGTTAAAAGTGCTACATCCTTATCAATAGCACCATCGATTAATGTCGGAGCTTCAAACAGCGGCTCAGGAGTAAATATAGGGTATGTGATAATCCGCACAAAACAGCCGAAAAAGACAGAAGGAATTTTAAGCGCATTTTATGAAAAGGCAGTAAGTCAGCCGAGTGCTAACGGGCAGAATCTCTATGCTGGTACACGTTTTGGGGATGCTAACTCTTGGAACGGTTATATAGGTGCGATGCTTTCACGCTTTGATAGAAAAAGTAAAGATTCATGGTTTGACGGGAGTGACGGTGAATCAGGTATGCTTAACGGAGGAATAAGTAACGGAGCTTTCTCACTTAACTTTATGGCGTATAAAGATAAGGGGCGTTTTGAGATGCAGCGCGGTGTTACACACGATGATAGTCTTCATAGTGCAAAATGGTATTACGAACCACTGAAAACAAATATTTTTTCTCTTGATGGAAGCATGGTTTGGAATGAAAATCATGTGACTCTTTTTTCTTTCGCACAAACAGAGTATGAGCAAAATGAGCATAATGAAGACTTTTTAGATCCAAGTGTACTTTCTACACGTGATTATGAGGAAAAAACTAAAAACTACAGCCTGCGCCATAATGCACGCTTTGGAAATACTAAACTTCAAATAGGAGGGCAATATGTTGATGCACAAGGTTCAGGTTCAGACCTTTTTAACCCGTATATAAAATACGACACTACTATTAAAGGAGCTTCTGCATCTGTTGAACAGACATTATTAGGCGGTGATCTTGTATTAGATGCAGGTTATAGATGGGATCAAAAAACAATAGAGGATTCAACAGCTGCAAAATCGCCTGCACTTGCTAAGCTAAATGCAAATAACGGTGTAGATTTAGCACCTGCATCTATTTTTACTATAGGCGGTGTTTTCGATATTGTTGATTCACATAGTTTGAGTGCGCGTTATTTTTACGGTGATCAAGGTATATCCGGTGATTTCACAATGCAAACACAAGACAGCAGCCCTTTAGATTCGGAGAAGCAAAAACGTTATGAACTTAGTTTAGATTCAAAATTTGCTCCGTATTTTAATTCACTAATCACTTACTTTGACACAGATGTCGAAAATGAGAAAAGAGCTACCTCAAATACTTATTTTATCGGTGCTGAAGAATATTATTATTACAGCCAAGTTGATTCTAGAACCAAAGGTTTAGAGATGAGTGTAAAAGGGAAAGTAGCAGACTCAACAAGCTATAAATTTTCATGGACGAGAATACTTTCCAAAGAGACTCAGGATTATGCAAACGTAAGTGATGAGGTTGGCGTGATCATTCCTAAAAATACTTTTACGGTACTTATCACTCATACATATAATGACTACCGTTTTAATATCTCAGGAAAAAATGCAAGTGCGTATACAAGTTCAAAAAGCCCGATGGGCTTATCTAATGCAGATCTAGGCGACTATACTCGTATAGATGCAAACATAGCCAAAGACTTTAAGCTTGATAAATACATAGCTACAGCAAAGATTTACGGAAGAAACATAACACACGATCAATACGCTACAAAATACACGACAGGGTATTACTATGACAGAGGGCGTACATTAGGTTGTGAGTTGAGCTTCTCATTTTAA
- a CDS encoding class I SAM-dependent methyltransferase, which produces MQAKKRYPGGSDPKGFDSIVREVFAPIYPVIAEQILSKTQKKDGMCLDVGCGTGALGRAVAKLSNMNITFFDQSPEMIDLSISYAHDENLIERSEFIVGDIHDLALNDNSVDLIVSRGSVPFWSDLEMAYKELFRVLKKGGHAYIGGGFGNEELREEIVRTMNERNKEWRSPFKDKARKHQEIMPSILNGLNSSYSNIINDESGFWVHIVK; this is translated from the coding sequence ATGCAGGCAAAAAAGAGATATCCGGGAGGGAGTGATCCTAAAGGTTTTGATTCAATAGTTCGTGAGGTTTTTGCACCGATCTATCCAGTTATAGCGGAGCAGATACTCTCAAAAACACAAAAAAAAGATGGCATGTGCTTAGATGTAGGATGCGGTACAGGTGCCCTTGGACGCGCTGTAGCAAAACTTTCAAACATGAATATTACTTTTTTTGATCAATCACCTGAGATGATAGATCTATCTATAAGTTATGCCCATGATGAAAATCTGATCGAGCGAAGTGAGTTTATAGTGGGTGATATTCATGACTTGGCACTAAATGACAATAGTGTTGATCTTATTGTCAGTCGCGGTTCTGTTCCGTTTTGGAGTGATTTGGAAATGGCATACAAAGAGCTGTTTCGTGTTTTGAAAAAAGGAGGGCATGCATATATTGGCGGCGGCTTTGGAAATGAAGAGCTGCGTGAAGAGATAGTTCGTACTATGAATGAGCGCAATAAAGAGTGGCGCAGCCCGTTTAAAGATAAAGCCCGCAAGCATCAGGAGATAATGCCGTCTATTTTAAATGGATTAAATAGCAGCTATTCCAATATTATTAATGATGAAAGTGGCTTTTGGGTTCATATAGTTAAATAA
- a CDS encoding globin, whose product MQNNRQNNSCQNGKINSFTQVNQMQKQPNKFRFGGEDVRVVNSMIDIIYPPVPFPSNKIYKALGEVKIREMVDHHHQLLLNTKVGKLFPANEEALKMAIDKSADFFVEALGGDDVFTSAHGEPHLRMRHFKIPIDESDREIWLAMYKKTLKEISFPEEHLEEFWNWIEPLSIRMINRRTNMDEIKRHHWHEIKSGFVSA is encoded by the coding sequence ATGCAAAACAATAGACAAAACAACAGTTGTCAAAATGGAAAAATAAACTCATTTACGCAAGTAAACCAGATGCAAAAACAGCCGAATAAATTCCGTTTTGGAGGGGAGGATGTACGTGTGGTTAATTCGATGATAGATATTATATACCCGCCTGTACCTTTTCCCTCAAACAAGATCTACAAAGCACTTGGGGAGGTGAAAATTCGCGAGATGGTAGATCATCACCACCAGCTTTTACTAAATACAAAGGTCGGGAAGCTTTTCCCTGCTAATGAAGAAGCATTGAAGATGGCTATAGATAAAAGTGCAGACTTTTTTGTCGAAGCACTTGGAGGCGATGATGTTTTTACATCTGCTCACGGAGAACCGCATCTAAGAATGCGCCATTTTAAGATCCCCATTGATGAAAGCGATAGAGAGATTTGGCTGGCGATGTATAAAAAAACACTCAAAGAGATATCTTTTCCTGAAGAACACTTAGAGGAGTTTTGGAACTGGATTGAGCCGTTGTCAATACGTATGATCAACCGTCGTACAAATATGGATGAGATTAAACGTCACCATTGGCATGAGATTAAATCAGGATTTGTAAGCGCATGA
- a CDS encoding LLM class flavin-dependent oxidoreductase: MKVGIFLLTENYSNSAHLSIANDIELGVYAEQLGFDEVWFAEHHFNAFSVIPSPTLMMAALAARTKHIRIGSAAFLAPFYHNTRLSEEIATLDNLSFGRIDAGFAKGGFAYDVESFDKSPQNLRQEMFENVQNIDQTLCNNWLLEPKPLQAKVPFYIATFSTVETIEFAAKNGYGLMFSQGATIKQCEDAQKIYKHIAGYEPQIVLMRVFCIEENYERAYNKALPETDHFIKCMRAVKSRQMQPTFKKENYEALLKQRFSFFDGKNFLDNAILGNEKECIEQIKNINKKIKNLHLVLKVSSSNAMQTRGMLKTFSQKIKPNIKD; the protein is encoded by the coding sequence ATGAAGGTAGGTATTTTTTTATTGACGGAGAACTATAGTAATTCAGCACATCTAAGCATAGCAAACGACATAGAACTTGGAGTTTATGCAGAGCAGTTGGGTTTTGATGAAGTATGGTTTGCAGAACATCATTTTAATGCTTTTAGTGTAATACCGAGTCCGACACTTATGATGGCCGCTCTTGCAGCGCGCACAAAGCATATACGTATCGGGAGTGCTGCATTTTTAGCACCTTTTTATCACAATACGCGCTTGTCTGAAGAGATAGCTACGCTTGATAATTTATCTTTTGGACGGATAGATGCAGGTTTTGCCAAAGGCGGTTTTGCTTACGATGTAGAGTCTTTTGACAAAAGCCCGCAAAACTTACGTCAGGAGATGTTTGAGAATGTACAAAATATTGATCAAACACTTTGTAACAACTGGCTATTAGAGCCAAAACCTCTGCAAGCAAAAGTTCCTTTTTATATTGCGACTTTCTCTACTGTTGAGACGATTGAGTTTGCCGCAAAAAATGGATACGGCCTGATGTTTTCACAAGGGGCTACTATTAAGCAGTGTGAAGATGCTCAGAAGATTTATAAACATATAGCAGGTTATGAACCCCAGATCGTTTTAATGAGAGTGTTTTGTATAGAAGAAAATTATGAACGTGCCTATAACAAAGCTTTACCTGAGACAGACCATTTTATTAAATGTATGCGTGCAGTTAAATCACGTCAGATGCAACCTACTTTTAAGAAAGAGAATTATGAGGCTCTTTTAAAACAAAGGTTTAGCTTTTTTGATGGTAAAAATTTTTTAGATAATGCAATTTTAGGCAATGAAAAGGAGTGTATAGAGCAGATAAAAAATATAAATAAGAAAATAAAAAACCTTCATTTAGTTTTAAAAGTATCATCGTCTAATGCTATGCAGACAAGAGGAATGCTAAAGACATTTAGCCAAAAAATCAAACCAAATATAAAGGATTAA